One Keratinibaculum paraultunense genomic window carries:
- a CDS encoding recombinase family protein codes for MKIAIYSRKSKYTGKGESIQNQIEMCKDYCNKHFDQCEFIIYEDEGFSGGDKDRPQFKSMMSDAKKGKFETVVCYRLDRISRNVLDFSQTLEELNNKNISFISINEQFDTSTPIGRAMTYIATVFAQLERETIAERIRDNMIQLAKTGRWLGGVTPTGFDSKEVIYIDPSGKERKMFKLTPIPEEIKIIRLIYSKFLELDSLTQLETFCIQNDIKTKNGNDYTRFTLRSILTNPVYATADEDTYNYFVDNDYEVYADLNEFTGNKGIMAYNKTIQKKNTTNKLRDSSEWIIAVGKHPGIIKGSDWVRVQNMIERNRSKTFRKVKNSESLLSGILRCGNCGSFMRPKMGRVNKDGIQAFYYICELKEKSKREKCNIKNIKGNDLDQLVIDELKKLSYEGSTLSRKIEKDRVSITSTQSSLKTEIDEIKASIDNNDKAIANLINSLSEGQESSAAKYIINQIDELDKKNSKLKKRLLELKEKRESNYLKENDIEIIDDIMTKFATMIDTADVIQKRNLIRSVVDKIIWDGEDIDIVLFGADSKKKQ; via the coding sequence ATGAAAATAGCGATTTATTCCAGGAAAAGTAAATATACTGGCAAAGGCGAAAGCATTCAAAACCAAATAGAAATGTGCAAAGATTATTGTAACAAACATTTTGACCAATGCGAATTTATTATTTATGAAGATGAAGGTTTCTCAGGTGGAGACAAAGATAGACCACAATTTAAATCGATGATGTCTGACGCTAAAAAAGGAAAATTTGAAACTGTGGTTTGCTACAGACTTGATAGAATCTCTAGGAATGTCTTAGATTTCTCTCAGACATTAGAAGAATTAAATAATAAAAACATATCATTTATTTCAATAAATGAACAGTTTGATACATCTACCCCAATAGGAAGAGCCATGACTTATATTGCCACTGTATTTGCTCAACTAGAAAGAGAAACTATAGCAGAAAGAATAAGAGACAATATGATACAATTAGCCAAGACTGGCAGGTGGCTTGGTGGAGTTACCCCTACTGGTTTTGATTCTAAAGAAGTTATATATATAGATCCATCAGGCAAGGAAAGAAAAATGTTTAAGCTCACTCCAATTCCCGAGGAAATAAAGATAATCCGACTTATATATTCAAAATTCTTAGAATTAGATTCATTAACTCAATTAGAAACTTTTTGTATACAGAATGATATAAAAACTAAAAATGGCAATGATTATACCAGGTTTACTTTGAGATCCATCTTAACTAATCCTGTCTATGCTACAGCTGATGAAGATACATATAATTACTTTGTTGATAATGATTATGAAGTATATGCTGATTTAAATGAATTTACAGGTAATAAAGGTATTATGGCATATAATAAGACTATTCAAAAGAAAAACACTACCAATAAGCTCAGGGATAGTTCAGAATGGATTATAGCAGTAGGCAAACATCCTGGGATAATAAAAGGTAGTGATTGGGTGAGGGTACAAAATATGATTGAGAGAAATAGATCTAAAACTTTTAGAAAAGTTAAAAATTCAGAATCATTACTATCAGGCATATTAAGATGTGGTAATTGTGGTAGTTTTATGAGACCAAAAATGGGACGTGTAAATAAGGACGGGATCCAGGCTTTTTATTATATATGTGAATTGAAAGAAAAAAGCAAAAGAGAAAAATGTAATATCAAAAACATAAAGGGTAATGATCTGGACCAACTTGTTATAGATGAACTAAAAAAACTATCCTATGAAGGCTCTACCTTGTCCAGAAAGATAGAAAAGGATAGAGTTAGTATAACTAGTACCCAAAGTAGTTTAAAGACTGAAATAGACGAAATAAAGGCTAGTATAGATAATAATGATAAAGCTATAGCTAATTTAATAAATTCTTTGTCAGAGGGTCAAGAATCCAGTGCTGCTAAATACATAATTAATCAAATAGATGAATTAGATAAAAAGAATTCAAAATTAAAGAAAAGATTATTGGAACTTAAAGAAAAAAGAGAATCTAATTATCTAAAAGAAAATGATATAGAAATTATAGACGATATAATGACTAAATTTGCTACCATGATAGATACTGCAGATGTAATCCAGAAAAGGAATTTAATTAGGTCCGTAGTAGACAAAATTATCTGGGATGGAGAGGACATAGATATTGTTCTGTTTGGTGCTGATTCTAAAAAAAAGCAATAG